The following coding sequences are from one Anabas testudineus chromosome 16, fAnaTes1.2, whole genome shotgun sequence window:
- the mpp6a gene encoding MAGUK p55 subfamily member 6a yields MTVANAKSGSAMQQVLDNLKDLPSGTGAKDIDLIFLRGIMESPIVRSLAKAHERLEEVRLQAVRGNNVQLVAEILDFLNNLPEKDAATAELAKILQEPHFKSLIEAHDKVAAKCYEMPHTAMNSNALMTSSLMPADAVRVIGIQKKAGEPLGVTFRVERGEMVIARILHGSSIDRQGMLHTGDIICEVNGREVGTNPHELQELLRDCSGSIILKVLPSYKETPTLPQVYLKPYFNYNPATDNLIPCKEAGLAFSKGEILHVVNKEDSNWWQARKVVGGATGLIPSQFLEEKRKAFVRRDWDISGAGMLCGTRAAKKKKKKMMYLTAKNAEFDRYELQIYEEVAKMPPFQRKTLVLIGAQGVGRRSLKNRLILMNPLQYGTTIPFTSRQPREEERDGQNYCFVTREQMEKDIKESRYLEHGEYDGNLYGTKIDSIHEVVDMRRTCILDVNPQALKVLKTAEFMPFVVFIAAPELDTLRAMHKAVVDAGLTTKLLTENDLKKTVDESARIRRAYSHYFDLTIVNDNLDKAFDKLQEAVEQLVMEPQWVPVSWVY; encoded by the exons ATGACTGTGGCCAACGCAAAGTCTGGCTCAG CCATGCAGCAGGTACTGGACAACCTGAAGGACCTGCCATCGGGCACAGGAGCCAAAGATATTGACCTTATCTTCCTCAGAGGCATCATGGAGAGCCCTATTGTTCGCTCCCTCGCCAAG gCCCATGAGCGCCTTGAGGAAGTTAGGTTACAAGCTGTACGGGGAAATAATGTTCAGCTGGTTGCAGAGATCCTGGATTTCCTCAACAACCTGCCAGAAAAAGATGCTGCCACTGCAGAGCTTGCCAAAATCCTCCAGGAGCCTCACTTCAag tctTTGATAGAAGCTCATGACAAAGTGGCTGCAAAGTGCTATGAGATGCCTCATACTGCGATGAACAGCAATGCCTTGATGACAAGTTCACTGATGCCAGCTGATGCTGTCAGGGTGATTGGCATCCAGAAGAAGGCTGGGGAACCATTA GGAGTGACGTTCCGTGTGGAGCGGGGGGAGATGGTGATTGCACGGATCCTGCACGGCAGCTCGATTGACAGACAGGGCATGCTGCACACAGGGGACATAATTTGCGAAGTGAATGGTCGTGAGGTCGGTACCAACCCCCATGAACTCCAGGAGCTGCTGAGGGACTGCAGCGGGAGCATCATACTCAAGGTTTTGCCCAGCTACAAAGAGACACCGACACTGCCACAG GTCTACCTGAAGCCATACTTCAACTACAACCCAGCCACAGACAACTTGATCCCATGTAAAGAGGCAGGTCTGGCCTTCTCCAAGGGGGAGATTCTTCATGTAGTCAACAAAGAAGACTCTAACTGGTGGCAG GCACGCAAAGTTGTGGGTGGAGCCACTGGTCTGATCCCCAGCCAGTTCttggaggaaaagaggaaggcTTTTGTGAGAAGAGACTGGGACATTTCTGGTGCAG GGATGCTCTGTGGAACTCGAgctgcaaagaagaagaagaaaaagatgatgtACCTCACTGCTAAGAATGCAG AGTTTGACCGTTATGAGCTGCAGATATACGAGGAAGTAGCCAAGATGCCACCATTCCAGAGGAAAACCCTTGTTCTGATTGGAGCCCAGGGAGTTGGGAGGCGAAGTCTGAAAAACAGGCTAATTCTCATGAATCCTCTGCAATATGGAACCACCATACCCT TCACATCACGTCAAcccagagaagaggagagagatggcCAGAACTATTGCTTTGTGACACGGGAACAGATGGAGAAGGACATCAAGGAGAGCCGTTACCTGGAGCATGGCGAGTACGATGGCAACCTTTACGGCACCAAGATTGACTCTATCCACGAAGTGGTGGACATGCGTCGAACGTGTATTCTAGATGTCAACCCTCAG GCTCTAAAAGTATTGAAGACAGCCGAGTTCATGCCATTTGTGGTGTTTATTGCTGCTCCTGAACTGGATACACTAAGAGCTATGCACAAAGCTGTGGTAGATGCTGGACTTACTACCAAACTACTCACA GAAAACGATTTAAAGAAGACAGTGGACGAGAGTGCAAGGATCCGCAGGGCATACAGCCACTACTTTGACCTGACGATTGTCAATGACAATCTGGACAAGGCCTTTGACAAGCTGCAGGAGGCGGTAGAGCAATTAGTCATGGAGCCGCAGTGGGTTCCAGTCAGCTGGGTCTACTGA